A stretch of the Asticcacaulis sp. ZE23SCel15 genome encodes the following:
- a CDS encoding pre-peptidase C-terminal domain-containing protein, producing the protein MAFIDINGTDVAGDQSTTVSVGVGGSVQGNVATTSDSDWYKIDLVAGQSYFFSLDSAEASGLADAYLKLYGPFNSLVAGNNDAGAGNNAFISFTATMSGSYYLAASGYAGTTGSYVLKAAAAPADTIAGDRTTTATMAVGQTLTGLANTSTDSDWYAIQLTAGVSYIFTLSGTDGADYGGMDFGGLNILTGPGAYMASGSYAPEYATTVYSPVANLTTVTFTPTTTDTYYIMATAAGGQYNPVDRYAGGYTLTANVLPADIDAQGAVTLTAGQSVSSRFETTTDVDTFSVSLVAGQTYSFYILPTGNDPVSSSELLIYPPSGTRLSSSGDLYNDNLAEITFQATQTGVYQVATKGWGGSYTLHSAQLTNLPANTTTPQAIAVGGDDYYGYLSSSTDHDWVAVDLVAGQSYIFNMDAVSRFIDPQLSLVNAAGVVLATNNDVRDYVKDAQIVYTATQTGRYYLDAGAFSNSGGTYLLSAARTSDGAGQTTQTAAGMSIGQMVTAALDHVGDQDWYAVTLAEGATYSFDLYTTGPDAINYPRLIMKSADGTIVGGGSASAAEIHTRFTATAGGTYYISVESNADASTGGYRLLSAMIDDIASNNTTRGVIGVGQTINGTIDFASDYNISNVADSDWYGIDLVAGQSYIFKLDKAASGLALDPFLTLYDSEGNYLSSNDNGAPTYYYEAGGNAFLQFIASATDTYYLAARGAGSQMTGGYTLSAQTTNDIFNSTQTHTALTIGGSLESTLDTATDRDWVRLNLAEGQSYVFSADPQAGSGLTDLRLELYDGSGNIIRTVILGPTEDGAAMRYTASHFGTYPGTFYLAVSSHSGDTGGYNLRAMAAAPQNPLDTIDGDTQVAGTQVKVYFAGANESFSGEAGNVPWRGSDIDGFMAAAGTWSNYANIGFTRVLNAQDADLVVMLDSSPGEATRIEGVGSAPDVVVMNSASLAYGVQAGTSAYWAFLQASGLALGLKQTYVWTPTSEAMEGVPGAGAYSGTAGLNNPAYTVMSYYQQLAGTSSAAPVTPMALDIALLQQKYGSVAHNATDTTYTIEALLSGSATYVGIWDTGGIDTISYSGVGPITIDLRPASLTNTAGGGGYISGPYNGYSALVGYTIANGTVIENATGGVSGDTLTGNDANNILTGNAGDDTLQGGKGDDTLSGGDGADTVSYSDSAVGVTVDLSLTTAQNTGNGTDTLSSIERFVGSSHNDVVRLNGVNNLANGGAGNDTLVLTGNYADYAITEQYSAYGRAFTLVSSTGGTDYIDAFEVFQFADRTLTAAQLINTKPQLQGDFGAIMLENTGYVLTTEDIRFVDEDSAYLTYTVTSLTHGAVYVNGVASSNFTSDQLAAGLVSFRHDGHTDPTAYFSFTAFDGITYANSYPGSMNFVVIHAPGVVFNGTAGDDYIVTSGAKDFINGGAGNDIIDGRDGADTIYGGAGNDLIYLYFDNVGFDGGDGIDTITYERMTRAVYTYSLGPNNENVIGTRFDDTLVGSFADNVIDGGQGADNMTGGYGSDTYIVDNGGDVIVENDENGDDTVNAYVSYRLSENIEILNLIGSQAVVGIGNRSHNIITGNAADNELNGLSGNDQLYGGDGRDKLYGGQGNDLLIGGHGDDTLYGETGRDTLFGEVGNDTLIGGAGDDILLGQDGNDTLFGESGHDTLVGGNGDDLLYGQEGFDTLTGDDGTDRLFGGADDDRLIGGFGDDQLYGEDGHDTLFGEFGNDTLIGGLGDDILLGQDGADVLFGELGNDTLVGGSGNDLQYGQAGFDTLSGEDGDDGLYGGADDDRLIGGHGRDSLYGEDGHDALFGEFGDDTLSGGAGNDALYGQAGVDTLLGGDGNDFLSGGAEGDWLTGGAGADMFQFNSPLMPADFITDFNRAEGDRFVINGSSFSAPAGFQLTQGVGFLSGAGVMPVAATASFYFDTQTRALWFDSDGTGAGNAHVIAFLLNTPTLAASDFLIV; encoded by the coding sequence TAAGGCCGCCGCGGCGCCTGCAGATACGATTGCCGGTGACCGCACCACGACGGCAACCATGGCGGTGGGGCAGACCCTGACGGGGCTTGCCAATACATCAACCGACAGCGACTGGTATGCCATCCAGTTGACGGCGGGCGTAAGCTACATCTTTACGCTAAGCGGTACGGACGGTGCTGACTATGGCGGCATGGATTTCGGCGGGCTCAATATATTGACCGGGCCTGGTGCCTATATGGCTTCGGGCAGTTATGCCCCTGAGTATGCCACGACGGTCTATTCGCCGGTGGCCAATCTGACGACCGTCACCTTTACGCCGACAACGACTGACACCTATTATATCATGGCGACGGCAGCGGGCGGTCAGTATAATCCGGTCGATCGCTATGCTGGTGGTTATACCCTTACGGCCAATGTGCTGCCCGCCGATATTGACGCGCAGGGGGCCGTGACGCTTACAGCGGGTCAGTCGGTCTCAAGCCGTTTTGAAACCACGACGGATGTTGACACTTTCAGTGTAAGCTTGGTCGCCGGACAGACCTATAGCTTTTACATACTGCCGACGGGAAATGATCCGGTCAGCAGCAGTGAACTGCTCATCTACCCGCCGTCCGGCACGCGCCTGTCCTCCAGCGGCGATCTTTATAATGATAATCTGGCTGAAATTACCTTTCAGGCGACACAGACCGGCGTTTATCAGGTGGCCACAAAAGGCTGGGGCGGCAGCTATACGCTCCATTCCGCTCAACTCACCAACTTGCCCGCCAATACAACCACGCCTCAGGCCATTGCCGTCGGGGGCGACGATTATTACGGTTATCTGTCGTCGTCGACTGACCATGACTGGGTGGCCGTCGATCTGGTAGCTGGCCAATCCTATATTTTTAACATGGATGCGGTATCGCGCTTCATTGACCCGCAATTAAGTCTGGTTAACGCTGCGGGGGTAGTGCTGGCGACGAATAATGATGTCCGCGATTATGTCAAAGACGCGCAGATCGTCTACACAGCCACGCAAACCGGCAGATATTATCTTGATGCCGGTGCCTTCAGTAATTCGGGCGGGACGTACCTGCTCAGTGCGGCGCGGACGAGCGATGGCGCGGGCCAGACCACTCAAACTGCCGCAGGCATGTCCATCGGGCAAATGGTAACGGCGGCTCTGGATCATGTCGGCGATCAGGACTGGTACGCGGTGACGCTGGCTGAAGGGGCGACCTACAGTTTTGACCTCTATACCACCGGCCCCGATGCCATCAATTATCCCCGGCTTATTATGAAGTCAGCAGATGGTACGATTGTGGGCGGGGGAAGCGCTTCTGCTGCCGAGATACATACGCGCTTCACGGCTACGGCTGGCGGCACCTATTACATCAGCGTCGAGTCAAACGCTGACGCGTCAACGGGCGGATACAGGCTTTTGTCTGCGATGATCGATGACATTGCCAGTAATAATACGACCCGTGGGGTCATTGGTGTTGGCCAGACGATCAACGGCACCATAGACTTCGCGTCCGATTATAACATTAGTAATGTCGCGGACAGTGACTGGTATGGGATCGATCTGGTCGCTGGTCAAAGCTATATCTTTAAGCTGGATAAGGCCGCCAGCGGGCTGGCTCTGGACCCGTTTCTGACCTTATACGACAGCGAAGGCAACTACCTGTCCTCTAACGATAATGGTGCCCCGACCTATTATTATGAGGCCGGCGGCAATGCGTTCCTGCAGTTTATCGCCAGCGCCACTGACACCTATTATCTGGCGGCGCGCGGGGCGGGCTCGCAAATGACCGGTGGTTATACGCTGAGTGCGCAGACCACGAATGATATTTTCAATTCCACACAAACCCATACCGCTCTGACGATCGGGGGTAGTCTGGAAAGCACGCTTGATACCGCGACAGACCGCGATTGGGTGCGCTTGAACCTGGCGGAAGGTCAGAGCTATGTGTTTAGTGCCGATCCGCAGGCCGGTTCCGGCCTTACGGATCTCAGGCTTGAACTCTATGACGGCTCCGGCAATATCATAAGAACGGTCATTCTCGGCCCGACCGAAGATGGCGCCGCCATGCGCTATACGGCCTCGCATTTTGGCACCTATCCGGGCACGTTTTATCTGGCCGTATCGAGCCATAGCGGCGATACCGGCGGATATAATCTTCGCGCCATGGCCGCAGCGCCCCAAAACCCGCTCGATACCATCGATGGCGACACTCAGGTCGCGGGTACGCAAGTTAAGGTCTATTTCGCCGGAGCCAATGAAAGCTTTAGTGGCGAAGCTGGCAATGTACCCTGGCGCGGCTCCGATATCGACGGGTTCATGGCGGCGGCCGGGACCTGGTCGAACTATGCCAATATAGGCTTTACGCGGGTTCTTAACGCGCAGGATGCTGATCTTGTGGTGATGCTGGACTCAAGCCCCGGTGAAGCCACGCGGATCGAAGGTGTGGGCAGCGCACCCGATGTCGTGGTGATGAATTCGGCAAGTCTGGCCTATGGGGTGCAGGCCGGAACATCCGCCTACTGGGCGTTCCTGCAAGCGTCGGGTCTGGCGCTGGGGCTGAAACAAACCTATGTCTGGACGCCGACTTCGGAGGCCATGGAAGGTGTACCGGGGGCGGGCGCTTATTCGGGGACTGCGGGCCTGAACAACCCGGCCTACACGGTCATGAGCTATTACCAGCAACTTGCCGGGACAAGTTCAGCCGCACCGGTAACGCCCATGGCGCTGGATATTGCGCTGCTCCAGCAAAAATATGGGTCGGTGGCCCATAATGCCACGGACACCACCTACACGATTGAAGCCTTACTCTCAGGTTCGGCTACCTATGTAGGCATATGGGATACCGGCGGCATCGATACCATCAGCTATTCAGGCGTGGGACCGATCACGATCGATCTGCGTCCGGCCAGCCTGACCAATACCGCCGGAGGCGGCGGATATATTTCAGGCCCTTACAATGGGTACTCGGCGCTCGTAGGCTACACTATCGCTAACGGGACGGTGATTGAAAACGCCACCGGCGGCGTGTCGGGTGATACCCTGACCGGCAATGACGCCAACAATATTCTGACTGGCAATGCCGGCGATGATACCTTACAGGGCGGCAAGGGCGATGACACCCTCTCCGGCGGAGACGGTGCCGATACGGTTTCCTACTCTGACTCGGCTGTGGGCGTAACCGTCGACCTGTCTCTGACCACGGCGCAAAACACCGGCAATGGCACTGACACGCTCAGCAGCATTGAGCGATTTGTTGGCTCGTCACATAATGATGTCGTGCGCCTGAATGGGGTGAACAACCTGGCCAATGGCGGGGCTGGCAATGATACTCTGGTGTTGACGGGCAACTATGCCGATTACGCCATTACCGAACAGTACAGCGCCTATGGGCGTGCGTTCACTTTAGTCAGTTCCACCGGTGGCACGGACTACATTGATGCCTTTGAGGTGTTCCAGTTTGCGGATCGCACCCTGACGGCCGCCCAGCTTATAAACACCAAGCCTCAGCTTCAGGGCGATTTCGGCGCGATCATGCTCGAAAATACCGGCTATGTCCTGACGACCGAGGATATCCGCTTTGTTGACGAAGACAGCGCCTATCTGACCTATACCGTCACCAGCCTGACGCATGGTGCCGTCTATGTAAATGGTGTGGCCAGCAGTAATTTCACCAGCGATCAACTGGCCGCCGGGCTAGTCAGCTTCAGGCATGATGGACATACCGATCCCACCGCCTATTTCAGCTTTACGGCCTTTGACGGCATAACCTATGCCAACTCCTATCCCGGCTCGATGAACTTTGTGGTCATCCATGCGCCGGGCGTGGTTTTCAATGGCACGGCGGGCGATGATTACATTGTGACATCCGGCGCCAAGGATTTCATAAATGGCGGCGCTGGCAACGATATAATTGATGGCCGCGACGGTGCGGATACGATTTACGGTGGTGCCGGGAACGACCTGATCTATCTTTATTTTGACAATGTCGGCTTTGATGGTGGAGACGGCATTGATACCATTACCTATGAGCGCATGACCCGTGCGGTCTATACCTATAGTCTGGGGCCCAACAATGAAAACGTGATTGGTACACGTTTTGATGACACGCTGGTGGGCAGCTTTGCTGACAATGTTATTGATGGCGGTCAGGGTGCCGATAACATGACCGGCGGATATGGCAGTGACACCTATATCGTCGATAATGGGGGCGACGTCATTGTCGAAAATGATGAAAATGGCGACGACACGGTCAATGCCTATGTCAGCTACCGCCTGTCCGAAAATATTGAAATCCTCAATCTGATCGGCAGTCAGGCTGTGGTAGGGATTGGCAATCGCAGCCATAATATCATCACCGGCAATGCCGCAGATAATGAACTCAATGGTCTCTCTGGCAATGACCAGCTCTATGGGGGCGATGGCCGGGACAAGCTTTATGGGGGTCAGGGCAATGATCTGCTGATTGGCGGCCACGGCGACGACACGCTTTATGGAGAGACCGGCCGCGATACGCTATTTGGGGAGGTCGGCAACGACACCCTGATTGGGGGCGCGGGCGATGACATTCTGCTGGGGCAGGACGGTAACGACACCCTGTTTGGTGAGTCCGGGCATGATACGCTGGTGGGCGGCAACGGGGATGATCTGCTTTACGGGCAGGAAGGTTTTGACACGCTTACGGGTGATGACGGCACGGACCGGCTTTTTGGCGGGGCGGATGATGATCGCCTGATTGGCGGGTTCGGTGATGACCAGCTTTATGGCGAAGACGGCCATGACACCTTGTTTGGGGAGTTTGGCAACGATACCCTGATCGGCGGGCTGGGTGATGATATCTTGCTGGGTCAGGACGGTGCCGATGTGCTGTTCGGGGAGTTGGGCAACGACACCCTGGTCGGCGGCAGTGGCAACGATCTACAGTACGGTCAGGCGGGCTTTGATACCTTGAGCGGTGAAGACGGCGACGACGGTCTTTACGGCGGTGCTGACGATGATCGCCTGATCGGTGGCCATGGTCGCGACAGCCTGTACGGCGAAGATGGCCACGATGCCCTGTTTGGTGAATTTGGCGACGATACCCTAAGTGGTGGGGCGGGTAATGATGCGCTTTATGGTCAGGCAGGGGTTGATACCCTGCTGGGCGGTGACGGCAATGATTTCCTGTCGGGCGGCGCTGAGGGCGACTGGCTGACCGGTGGGGCTGGGGCGGATATGTTCCAGTTCAACTCGCCGTTGATGCCGGCTGATTTCATCACCGATTTCAACCGGGCCGAAGGCGACCGTTTTGTCATCAATGGTTCAAGCTTTAGCGCGCCGGCGGGTTTCCAGTTGACCCAGGGTGTGGGCTTCCTGTCGGGGGCGGGCGTTATGCCGGTGGCCGCGACTGCGAGCTTTTACTTCGATACCCAGACGCGGGCATTATGGTTTGATTCCGATGGAACCGGTGCGGGCAATGCGCATGTGATTGCCTTCTTGCTCAATACCCCAACGCTTGCGGCCTCGGATTTCCTGATCGTA